CTTCTCCAGTATGAAAGTATCAGGTGTCACCATCTGTCCGCCCACCTGATCCACATATGTCCAACTGACCCCAAACCAGTCAGTTCCATCCGTGCCGAAGGCCGGGCGATCCAGATCATGCGGACAGAAGGTCATGCCGTTATCAATGTCCTTCATGGGAACCCAATAGGGAAGCTTATGCTCCATGCATAGTTTATAGTTTTCCTTCTGGGAAATGGGATACGGAAACTTTTGCAGCGCACATGGCTGCGGTACCATCCTGGATTCAATGATAAAATTCTTTTTGCTACTGATCATAGTTATTCCTCGCTTTCTGTCATAATAGATAAAATGACAGGCATTACGCTTGCGGCATAAACCCGAGGTATGTATGATTTTATTTAAGCACGGCGAATTTAAAATGTCAAACCGCCGTCTGCCGGTAAGCTTTTGTTTTGCGCAAAAAATGGACCTTATTTCATGTACGGTCTGCACATAAAAAACAATTACATTATAATAGGTATATTTCTTCCATTTTTCGTATTCAGAATGTACACTCTGCACATATTCCGAAAAAAACAAGTCACATTGTGAATATTTCATAATTTTAAGCGCTATTATATAATGTTTTTAGGTAAAATGACTTGCGGCGTTGCCTGGGTACGATTATTTCACAAAAGTATTTAAAGGGGGAAAATACTATGACAAATGATACAGTTTCAACAAAAAGAAAATTAAATCCATATGTTTACATTTTAATCATGGTTCTGTTCTTTATGTGTTATGGCAACTGCCAGTATAAGATCAGCCCGGTACTTACCTACCTGATGGAGGGAATGGGGATAGGCACGGATAAAGGCGGACTGCTCACCTCATCTGTCAACCTGCTGGGTATCTTCATTACGATCCCGCTGGGAGTTGTAATGAATAAACTCGGACCCAGAAAAATGGGACTTTTCGGTATCACGCTGGTTCTCGGCGGATCCGTGCTGGGTACTTTTTTCACTACAAATTTTTATATGATGCTGATGTCACAGCTGATCGTAGGTGCAGGCGGGGCGGGCATTTCTATCGCATGTCCTTACGTTATCGCATGTCTGTTTGTTCCGGAAATGCGCGGGAAGGCGAACGGGGCCTACATTATGGCGGGCACGCTTTCACAACTTCTGATGTACAATCTGGTTCCGCGTATCGCGAGCCCGGACAATGTCTCTCCGGCATGGTGGTTTACTAACATCTGGTGTGTGATCATGCTGATCGTATGGGTGCTTACCATCACGGACGATGTTGCACCGCCTGCAAGAACTGACGGTAAGGACAGTCCGTCGCTTGGACAGACATTGAAAGCTCTGGTGGACCCCAGGATTCTCCGTATTTTTATCGGCGGTATGTTTATGATGGCATCTGCTGTAGCGGTTCTCACCATGACACCCGCATATCTGATTCAGACAAAAGGAAT
The Ruminococcus gauvreauii genome window above contains:
- a CDS encoding MFS transporter; the protein is MTNDTVSTKRKLNPYVYILIMVLFFMCYGNCQYKISPVLTYLMEGMGIGTDKGGLLTSSVNLLGIFITIPLGVVMNKLGPRKMGLFGITLVLGGSVLGTFFTTNFYMMLMSQLIVGAGGAGISIACPYVIACLFVPEMRGKANGAYIMAGTLSQLLMYNLVPRIASPDNVSPAWWFTNIWCVIMLIVWVLTITDDVAPPARTDGKDSPSLGQTLKALVDPRILRIFIGGMFMMASAVAVLTMTPAYLIQTKGMDAAAAGSLVSVCALVGAVCSLLGGWLSDALHTRKWLFVICFAWMAVSRVLIAVLPAGMALNICIWLQGVPSITMGLFYTAGSDVIEKENYAMCCSALNTGTKIGSFFGATIFGIIAATTLGYSGAYMTFAVVSIIPMICMLTLKGLK